One genomic region from Spirosoma sp. KCTC 42546 encodes:
- a CDS encoding type I restriction endonuclease subunit R has protein sequence MSSSRVKEAAFETVIENHLLRNGYQTIDRQGYDTERAIFPGTVLAFIKQTQQKEWAKLEALLGDRTGEQVLRDLCKWMDDYGSLATLRHGFKCYGRLLHIAYFKASHTMNPELDANYAANCLGLTRQLRYAKKTAHSLDLTISLNGIPIATVELKNPITGQTVQHAIQQYKQDRDPREPLFEFKRRTLVHFAVDTEQVYMTTRLAGNATYFLPFNKGNKGGAGNPEDEKGRTYRTGYLWEETLERHSLLDLLAQFVHVQVDEKLNDEGRKVKKETLIFPRYHQLKAVRSLVNAAFIEGAGHNYLIEHSAGSGKSNTIAWLAHRLASLHTTTNDKVFDSVLVITDRVVLDKQLQDTIYQFEHKRGVVEKIDESSRQLAEALENGVPIIITTLQKFPFVSKQLVKLAEERGQTGTGYLPSRRFAVIVDEAHSSQGGETATDLKEVLGGEGLIYKAKQQALDEGTTDKLEELYRSMAKRGQQANVSFFAFTATPKYRTLAVFGRSKESYDKYTMRQAIEEGFILDVLMNYTTYATYYKLVKAAADDPEVERKQAARSLARFLRLHPHNIAQKTEIMVEHFHAATRHKIGGHAKAMVVTGSRLEAVRYKQSFDQYIRAKGYSIKSLVAFSGVVNDDALPEVTYTEEGMNKGVKEKEVPEVFAGPDYHVLLVAEKYQTGFDQPLLHTMYVDKRLAGIQAVQTLSRLNRTHPLKEDTFVLDFVNDREEIREAFGTYYEGAQMGEEVEPAHLYRIQAELDSSGIYLPEEVERFCLVYFKPKQKQSPADHEAINTALDPAVSRFTVFLTDEVEEAELWRGKLQAFRNLYSFLSQVIPYQDSDLEKLFVFLRHLSPKLPRRGSTLSYNFDDTIRLDYYRLQKISEGSISLRDSYALPLDGPTEVGTGMVHEDPIPLSRLVDLINDRFGTDFNQADQYFFDQLVESAILDETVIKAAEVNPAEKFELVFKNLLQQLFIERIDQNEDIFARFMNDSAFQNMITSGLASEAYKKIQKSIRELS, from the coding sequence ATGAGCAGTTCACGAGTAAAAGAAGCCGCTTTTGAAACCGTCATTGAGAACCATTTGCTCCGTAATGGCTATCAAACTATCGACCGGCAGGGGTACGATACGGAGCGGGCTATTTTTCCCGGTACGGTGCTGGCCTTTATCAAGCAAACACAACAGAAAGAGTGGGCCAAGTTAGAAGCCTTGCTGGGTGATCGCACGGGTGAGCAGGTACTGCGCGATTTGTGCAAGTGGATGGACGATTACGGATCGCTTGCTACGCTGCGGCATGGGTTCAAGTGTTACGGTCGGTTGCTGCACATTGCCTACTTCAAGGCGTCGCATACCATGAACCCCGAACTGGATGCCAATTACGCGGCTAACTGCCTTGGCCTCACCCGTCAGCTTCGGTACGCCAAAAAAACGGCGCATTCGCTCGATCTTACGATTAGTCTGAATGGCATACCTATAGCCACCGTAGAACTTAAAAACCCCATTACCGGTCAGACCGTACAGCACGCCATTCAGCAATACAAGCAGGACCGCGACCCGCGCGAACCTCTGTTCGAGTTCAAACGCCGAACGCTAGTCCATTTTGCCGTCGATACCGAGCAGGTATATATGACCACCCGGCTAGCGGGCAATGCCACCTATTTTCTGCCCTTCAACAAAGGCAACAAGGGTGGTGCAGGCAATCCCGAAGACGAGAAAGGCCGAACCTATCGCACTGGCTATTTGTGGGAAGAAACGCTTGAGCGCCATAGTTTGCTCGATCTACTCGCCCAGTTCGTGCATGTACAGGTCGACGAAAAACTAAACGACGAAGGGCGCAAGGTTAAAAAAGAGACGCTCATCTTTCCCCGCTATCACCAGTTGAAAGCAGTCCGTTCGCTGGTCAATGCTGCGTTCATTGAAGGGGCCGGTCATAATTACCTCATCGAACACTCGGCGGGTAGCGGCAAGAGTAATACCATTGCCTGGCTGGCTCACCGGCTGGCTTCGCTGCATACTACAACCAACGACAAAGTGTTCGACTCGGTCCTTGTCATCACCGACCGGGTTGTACTGGATAAGCAATTACAGGACACTATTTATCAGTTTGAGCATAAGCGGGGCGTAGTCGAAAAAATAGATGAAAGCTCGCGGCAACTAGCCGAAGCCCTGGAAAACGGCGTACCGATCATCATTACCACGCTGCAAAAATTCCCTTTCGTCTCGAAGCAACTCGTCAAGTTGGCCGAAGAGCGGGGGCAAACAGGCACGGGCTATCTACCCTCCCGCCGGTTTGCGGTCATCGTCGATGAAGCGCACAGTTCGCAGGGTGGCGAAACGGCAACCGACCTGAAAGAGGTATTGGGTGGAGAAGGGCTTATTTACAAGGCCAAACAACAGGCACTGGACGAAGGCACGACAGATAAGCTCGAAGAGCTATACCGAAGTATGGCTAAACGGGGTCAGCAGGCCAACGTAAGTTTCTTTGCCTTTACAGCAACGCCCAAATACCGAACACTGGCCGTTTTCGGCAGAAGTAAAGAATCGTACGACAAATACACCATGCGGCAGGCCATCGAAGAGGGTTTCATTCTCGATGTGCTCATGAATTACACAACCTACGCCACCTATTACAAGCTGGTCAAAGCGGCCGCAGACGACCCGGAGGTAGAGCGCAAGCAGGCGGCCCGGTCGCTGGCCCGGTTTCTTCGGTTGCATCCGCACAACATCGCCCAGAAAACTGAAATCATGGTCGAGCACTTCCACGCAGCTACCCGCCATAAAATTGGCGGTCACGCAAAGGCAATGGTTGTGACTGGCTCCCGACTGGAAGCGGTTCGCTACAAACAAAGCTTCGATCAGTACATTCGGGCTAAAGGCTACTCCATTAAGTCGCTGGTCGCTTTCTCCGGCGTTGTCAACGACGATGCGTTACCCGAGGTAACGTATACAGAAGAGGGTATGAACAAGGGCGTGAAAGAAAAGGAAGTTCCCGAAGTTTTTGCCGGTCCCGATTACCATGTGTTGTTAGTAGCCGAAAAGTACCAGACGGGTTTCGATCAACCCTTGTTACACACCATGTATGTGGATAAACGACTAGCTGGTATACAAGCCGTTCAAACTCTGTCTCGGCTTAACCGGACTCATCCGTTGAAGGAAGACACCTTTGTGCTGGATTTTGTGAATGACCGTGAAGAGATCAGGGAAGCTTTCGGCACCTACTACGAAGGAGCCCAAATGGGCGAAGAAGTGGAACCGGCTCATTTGTACCGTATACAAGCCGAGCTGGACAGTTCAGGCATCTACCTGCCCGAAGAAGTCGAACGGTTTTGCCTCGTCTATTTCAAGCCCAAACAAAAGCAGAGCCCAGCCGACCACGAAGCAATCAATACAGCCTTAGACCCAGCCGTTTCCCGTTTTACCGTCTTTTTAACCGATGAGGTTGAAGAAGCTGAACTATGGCGGGGGAAGTTGCAGGCTTTCCGAAATCTATACAGTTTTCTGAGTCAGGTGATCCCGTATCAGGATTCTGATCTCGAAAAGCTATTCGTTTTCCTGCGTCACCTTTCGCCTAAATTACCACGTCGGGGTAGCACGCTCTCGTATAATTTCGATGATACGATCAGACTAGATTATTACCGTCTGCAAAAAATAAGCGAAGGGTCAATTAGCCTGCGAGACAGTTATGCGCTGCCTCTGGATGGCCCTACAGAAGTAGGAACCGGTATGGTTCATGAAGATCCAATTCCTCTTTCACGCCTGGTCGATCTTATCAATGACCGATTCGGTACCGATTTCAATCAGGCTGACCAGTACTTTTTCGACCAACTGGTTGAATCAGCTATTTTAGACGAGACAGTTATTAAAGCTGCGGAAGTAAATCCAGCAGAAAAGTTTGAGTTAGTCTTTAAGAACTTACTTCAACAACTATTCATCGAGCGTATTGACCAGAATGAAGATATTTTTGCCCGTTTCATGAATGATAGCGCTTTCCAGAATATGATAACGAGTGGATTGGCTTCTGAAGCATATAAAAAAATCCAGAAATCAATTAGGGAGCTATCCTGA
- a CDS encoding HNH endonuclease has product MHIPNDVVPLIYDTVKLVNDRILTGKAGINILVEQGRINENTARDFIHIRRRMIDGKRFTRNSSAYITEYFLLRIKKDYGHDGLERALKSLKLHIEYYSKKRGTKLNKLRALYEAYSLKTSYSEKVDEQDEIIAQLKLHKLTREQLIDMLKQLKSKPSSKISIKGERYSRDNFTIALLKILRDFKCQICDTSILKANGSFYIEAAHIVPKRDRGEESSSNILILCPNHHKEFDYGKVENLQQIDERISFKLNGRLVDLPLLIE; this is encoded by the coding sequence ATGCATATACCCAATGACGTTGTACCGTTAATATATGATACGGTTAAGCTTGTCAATGATCGGATACTTACTGGAAAGGCTGGAATAAATATACTTGTTGAGCAAGGTCGTATCAATGAGAACACGGCCAGAGACTTCATTCATATAAGGCGGAGAATGATCGATGGTAAGCGGTTCACTAGAAATAGTAGTGCATATATTACTGAATACTTCCTTTTACGTATCAAGAAAGATTATGGGCATGACGGGCTTGAACGAGCCCTAAAATCATTAAAGCTTCATATTGAATATTACAGCAAAAAACGTGGAACAAAACTTAACAAATTAAGGGCACTTTATGAAGCCTATTCTTTAAAAACTAGCTATTCCGAGAAAGTGGATGAGCAGGACGAGATAATTGCCCAGTTAAAGCTACACAAATTGACAAGGGAGCAGCTTATAGATATGCTTAAACAGTTAAAATCTAAGCCATCCTCAAAGATATCTATCAAGGGCGAGCGATATAGTCGAGACAACTTTACAATTGCTCTGCTCAAAATCCTTCGTGATTTTAAATGTCAAATCTGCGATACCAGTATCCTAAAAGCGAATGGCTCCTTCTACATTGAAGCCGCCCATATCGTACCCAAACGAGATAGAGGAGAGGAAAGCTCCAGCAACATCCTTATTCTTTGCCCAAATCATCATAAGGAGTTTGATTATGGCAAGGTTGAAAATTTGCAACAAATAGATGAACGAATTTCTTTTAAGTTGAATGGTAGACTTGTTGATTTACCGTTATTAATTGAATAG